A segment of the Pelorhabdus rhamnosifermentans genome:
GACGGGGGTAGACGAGCAATCAGGTATAATACTGAAAAATTCTGCAGATGAAATGGCGGTAATTTCGCTAACCATGAGAGCAAAAATGCCAAAGCGGGGTATTATAGCAGGCGAATTAGGATTTATAACTGTAGACGATTTTCCAAGAGCATCTAAAGCTATTATTAATTATCTGGATGGAAAAGTAGAAGTTATAGAAGTCGGCGAAGCTTCAAAAGCATTAGCATATGAAGTTGAAGATATGAATAACAGTATTTTGCATGCAAGCAATGCAGACGAATTGGGATTATCCATGGACGTCCTGAATATAATGGATGAAGTTCGAAATCAATGGGGAATAAAATATCCGTTTGAATAAAGTGGTTATTACTATTGCTGGGAAATAGATGTATTCATAAGAGTAATGCTCTAAGATTTCTTTGGAGAATAGTGGGTTCATAATCAGTTAGATTCGATTTTTCTAGCGTGTTACGGGTAGCTTTTGGAAATTTTGTAAAATCATCTTCGTTTAGTAGTACATCTATATCGGATTCAGTCAAAGTCTCTTCAAAATTTCTTATTAGCTTGTAATCCCTATTTTGAGGGCATGCTAGCTGACAACGCATACATCCTACTAAAGCGTTATGCCAGTTATTGTTGATCCAATCAGGGAATGGTTCAGAAGATTCATTGATATATGTAAGACATTTTGTTGCATGGATAATATTTCTATTTGTGTCAATACAGTTTGTAGGGCAACTATTTAAACAAGCCCTGCAGTTCTGACAGTCCGGCATTCTTTGTATGTCTTGCCAGGTATTAGAGTTGCTTGGCATATCTGTTGCTAAAGCGATTAGTCGATAGAAGCTTCCCATACCGTTAATGTAGGAAATGTTGTTTCTACCGTATTGACTGAGTCCACTTCTAACTGAAAGGAGTTTCAACGGGATTTTTGCGCGAACCATGGAAAAATTTTTTCTTTTTAACTCACTTTCAACGATATGTGATACAAGTTTTTCTGATTCCGTATATATGTAGGTTGGTGGCACAGCGATTTGTTGCTTTTTTTCTCGCCATGTAAAGCGAAGTATCGTAATCGGCTGTGGTACTGCCACGACGATGATGGATTGTGCATTTGTTAGTACAGTAGAGTATTCATATTGAAATCCGTTCAAATATTTGTATATAAGATCATTATTTAGAATCTTAGATTGATTTAACTCTACCATTTCCTGCTGTAGATTATAAAGATAACGGATAGGCACGGTTGTTCCTTTGCAGCCATTTTGCTCTAGTTTTGTAAATAATGTTTTTTCCAGTAGATTCATGCAAATTCCTCCTAAATAAAATGTAACTTCCATTTTTAATAATGACAGTTACGATGTTATAATGAGTATAACGCCTTGACATGTAACCGTCAATAACTATATAAGGAGTTACAATAGTGAAAAAACTCTGTCTGGACTTTTTAAATACGCGATGGTATCTTACTCACAAATTTAATAAGGAGATATTAGTGGACCCCACGTTGCTTAAGAAATTCTTCGAAATACGTCAGTTGCATGTAGAAATAACTCCTTCAGTAGAGACAATAGAGGAGTTATTAGAATTGCGTACATTTCTAGCAAAAGTCCTAGAGGATTATACTAGAGAGAATTCAATAGCGTTAGAGGCTATCGAAAGAATAAATCACTATCTAACAATATCAACTTTCCGAAGGACGATGGAACAAGGGGAACATGGATTCCGAATAACAATACAGCCGTTATCTTTTGATTGGAACTGGATTATAGTTGAAATAACTGCTTCTTTTGTTGAATTAATTGAATATGGTGATAACAAACGCATTAAAATTTGCGAGAATCCAGATTGTAAATGGTTTTTTTATGATGAAACTAAAAGTCGCACCAAACGATGGTGCGATGATAAATGTGCGAGTTTGATGAAGGTGAGAAAATTTCGGGCTAAGCAAAAAAATGATTGAACGGGGTAATAGTAATTTTATGCGAAGAAGTGATGTAGTGAAGTTAATAGCAAATTATATTTACTAAATTATTTAGTGGAGTGCGATGAAAATGAGTGTTTCAATGAAAACAATTGGAATTATTGGTGGGATGAGTTGGGAATCTTCAGTAACGTACTATCTCGAATTAAACAGGTATATAAATCAAAAACTCGGTGGTTATCACAGTGCGAAGTGTATCTTATACAATGTTCAATATCAGGATATAAAAGACGTTCATCAAAACGGCAATTGGGAAAAAGCCGGCGAAATTCTTGCCGAAGCGGCGTTATCACTCAAAGCTGGCGGAGCTGATTTCATAATCCTTGCTACAAATACCATGCATTTAGTAGCATCAAGAATAAAAGCGGCTGCCGGACTTCCGTTTTTACATATTGCAGAAGTTACGAGGATACATTTTTTTGATAAAGAGGGCTCTGATTTTTCCTGTGCCTTATAAAATCTTTTTTGCATTGAGAAATTCATCAACGACCTTTGGTAGATATTTATTTTTTAAATGGCCTAAGCAAAAGGTTTGGTGAAGTTGAGAGTTTTTTATTCGAAAGTAAGCGACTCTATCTTTTCTTGGTGCATTATAGGTAATGACGTCAAGTAAAAAGGTTACACCATAGCCTTCCGCGACTAATGCATGAGCTGTATCTAAATTCGAAACTTCTAAAGCAATCTTGGGAGTAAAACCAGCAGCTTTGCAGGCGGTGATGGCAGTTTCTCTTAACTTTCGGCCCTGTTGTAAAATGATAAATTCTTCATTTGCCAGTTCTTTTAAATCTAGTTCCGGATATTGGTGACCAGCATAATGATTTTTCTTGTTTAAAGGGTGATCAATAGGGATAGCTAGGAGAATGTCCATTTTAAAAATGGGTTTGTATTCGATATCAGGATTCGCAAAGGGGATAATAATGGAAAAGTCAACCATGCGTTTTAGAAGTAATATTTCTAATTTGGCTAAACTAGCCACTTTAATGATGATATCAATTCCAGGATATTTTTTGCGGAAATGTGGCAATACCAATGGTAAGTAATAACGTTCGGCTAGATGGGTTACGCCAATGGTAAAGGAGCCGCGCTTAAAATCAGCCACATCTTGAATTTGTTGATACAATTCTTTATTGAGTGTTACTATTTTTTGCGCTGTATCTACGAATAATTTTCCGGCATAAGTGAGCTTTAATGGAATTGTTGATCGGTCAAATAATGGTGTACCAAGTTTTTCTTCAATTTTATTTAGGGAGTGGCTAAGTGTAGATTGGGAAACAAATAGCTTTTTTGCGGCATTGGATATACTTTGTTCTTCTGATATTTCTATAATATACTGTAATTCTTTGCTATTCATGTGCTCACCTTATCTAATCATATTTTTCAAAATCAAGATATGAATAAAAATCATAATATATATGTTATTATATCATTTGACACCATAACAAGGAAGGGATATACTTAATTCATATTCAAAGTAATTTGAAGTTCATAAAAAGTAATTGATTTTAAAGCAATGGCGCTTTGAGGAATTTTCCTTGAGGCGCTTTTTATTTATTGTGAGGTGAAGAGCTTGGAGTATAAATTAGCAAAAAGAATGGATGAAATTCCTTTTTCCGGCATACGTAAGGTGTTTGAGCAAGTTGCAGAACTTAGCAAACAGGGTAAGAATATTATTAATCTTTGTGTTGGCAGACCGGATTTTGATACGCCTGTTCATATTAAGGAGGCCGCTGTTAAAGCATTGCAGAGTGGTCAGGTTCATTACACATCTAATTATGGATTGGAACGTTTGCGGTCGGCCATTGTAAAGAAGTTATATGAAAAGAATGGCTTAACTTATCAAGAGTCACAAGTTATTGTAACCATTGGTGCTAATGAAGGTGTCGCTTTAAGCATGATGGCAAATCTGAATCCGGGCGATGAAGTGATTATTGTGGAACCGGCTTGGGCTCACTATCGTTACTGTGCTAAACTTGCCGGCGCAGTTCCAGTTGTTGTTCAATTGAAATCCGAAAATTATTTTCAAGTAACAGTAGACGATTTTAAAAAAGTTCTTACAAATAAAACAAAAATGATTGTGATTAATACACCAAACAATCCTACTGGAACCATATTTTCAGAAAAAACCTTAGCTGATATTGCTCGGTTGGCTGTAGAGAACAATCTTCTGGTCTTGTCTGATGAAATCTATGAATATCTAAACTATGGCGAACAAGAACATATCAGCATCGCTTCCTTGCCGGGAATGTTGGAAAGAACCATTGTATTGAATGGTTTTTCGAAAGCTTATGCAATGGATGGTTGGCGACTTGGGTATATTGCTGCTCCATCGGAAATTGTAAGTGGTATGATTCGAGTGCATCAATATACCACTACTTGTGCCAATACTTTTGCACAATTTGGTGCTATAGCAGCCCTGGAAGGTCCACAAGATATGGTTTGGTTGATGCGAGATGAATTGAAACGCCGTCGTGATTTAGTCGTTGCTGGCATTAATGCAATGTTACCGTTTAAATGTCATACGCCGCCTGGAGCTTTTTATTTATTTTTTGATAGCAAGGCTTTGGGGATAAGCTCGGTGAAAGCAGCACAGCTTATCTTAGAAAAGACGGGTGTGGCTATGGTACCAGGGAGTGCCTTTGGAACAAGTGGCGAGGGATATTTACGATTATCTTATGCCAGTTCTTATGAGTCATTAGAAGAAGCGTTAAATCGGTTACAAAAGTTTATTGTTACAATTTAATATATGGAGTTCATTGGGAGAGGAAGATGGGATCATGATAGCAGACTTAGTATTTAAAAATATTCGATTATATACCGAGCAGGGGGTGATTGATTCTGGAGTCGCCGTAAAAGATGGCAAAATTATTGCAATAGCTTCTGATGATTTTTTGCCGCAAGCCAAAGAAATGATTGACGGTCATGGACAGCATCTTTTACCAGGTGGTGTTGATCCACACGTTCATTTTCGGGATCCAAGCAAAAATGAACGGGAAACTTTTATGACAGGTAGTATGGCAGCAGCAGCAGGGGGTGTTACTACTGTATGTGAACATCCAATTTCTTGTCCCCCACCTTATTCACCGGAATTACTCAAAAGAAGAATTGAAATTGCCAATCGCCAATCTTTAGTTGATTTTGCTTTTTTCGGTGCTGCAGGCGCTGATAAGCTAGAAGAAATTTCAAAAGTTGCCCAAGAGGACATTATTGCCTTTAAAACGTTTTTCCACGAACCGCCCGAAGGCCGTGATAAAGAGTTTGAAGGTTTAACCATGTCTAATGATGCTAAAATTTATACTGGATTCCAAGAGGTTGCTAAAACAGGTAAAATATTAGCGATTCACGCCGAAAATAATGATATTATTGCGGATCAAATCCAAAGGCTTCGGGCTCAAGGGAAGGTGAAGGGGGTCGATCATGCCGAATCCCGTCCGCCGATATCTGAAATTGAGTCGGTAGCTAAAGTGCTTTGTTTAGCAGAGACAATAGGAACTCGGGTACAATTGTGTCATATTTCTACAGGGGCGGCTGCCGAATTGGTAAAACAGGCTAAAGCCCGTGGCCGGGAAGTATATTTAGAAACTTGTCCGCATTATTTATTCTTAAATGAAGAAGCATTAGAGGAGTTTGGTCCTTTTGCCAAATGTAATCCGCCGCTAAGAAAACAAGAAATTGTTGACGAATTATGGAAATATGTGCAAGATGGCACGGTAGATACGATTGGTAGTGATCATGGGCCATTTTTGACGGCGGAAAAAGAAACTGGCTATAAAGATATTTTTGTTGCTCCAGCAGGCTTTCCTGGTATTGATTTGCGGCTTCCACTTATGTTAACAGCGGTGAAACAAGGGAAGCTAACCTTACAAAGAGTAATTGAACTGATCAGTACCAATCCGGCAAAAATCTTTGGCTTATATCCACAAAAAGGTGCGATTCAAGTTGGGGCAGATGCTGATTTTGTCATGGTAGATTTAGAGAAAGAATTTGTTGTTGATCGAAAAAAAGGTTATTCTAAATCATCAGATATTGCCAGAGTCTATGATGGTTGGACATTAACTGGTTTACCTACTATGACGGTTATTCGAGGCAAGGTTGTCATGAAAGATGGTGTGGTTTCCGAAGAGAATAAGGCTTGGGGACAGTTAGTTTCTCCTCATAGATAATTAGTAAGTCAACGAAGACTTCGCTATTTTGATAGTGAAGTCTTTTTGACTATATATATTGAATATAAAACGAAGTAAAGGGGACAATCGTTTGCAAATGAAAAAGACTGTAGCGTTTCTTTCTATCGGGCAGTCGCCGCGACAGGATGTGATTGGTGATTTTAAAAAAATCTGTGGTGATACATTTCATATTCTCGACATTGGTGCTTTAGATGACTTATCAATAGAAGAAATTCAAAGAATTGCTCCAATTCCTGGCGAATCCGATTTAATTGTTAAATTAAGAACAGGTCAATCCGCATATGTATCTCATGGCAAACTCATGCCATATATGCAATTAGCAATTCAAAAGGCAATAAAAGCTGGGGCCGAGTGGATTGTGATTTTATGTACAGGTGATTTTTCAAAGTTGGAAAGTTCAGTTCCCTTGCTTTTACCTAATACGATTCTGGCGCATAGCGTGGCGAGTATTTTTAAGGCAGGTGATTCATTAACTGTAATTGTACCGACACCAGGGCAAGCGAGTGAAGCTGCCGAGAGATGGTCTATGCGAGGGTTCCGAGTTGCTAAGGTCATTGTTGAAAGTCCGTTTAATGATCATCAGGCTTTGTTTAACGTAATAGAAAATGATTCAATAGTACAGGATTCGCAGGCGATTATTGCCGATTGTTTTGGTTTTGATATGAACTTTATGAAAAATGCGGCTGTGTTTTATAGAAAACCGATTTTTGTTTCGAGAATGTTAATTTCGCATCTATTGGTAGCGACTGGGTCAACAAAATAATTAATGAGGTGATGAACGTGGAAAAAGATATGGAAGTCTATAATGTTCCTTTAGCAAAAATGTCTATTAAATCGGTTCCTGGTCGTGTTGACACAAAGGGAATTGTCAGCGGCGTGTTGATTTCGCTGGCTATGATTGCTCTCATGCAATTTGGGGAAAGGTTGGACACGCTGTTTTTTGGTGGTCTATTTCCTGTTTCCGGTCGGGTGATTTCTATTACACTCATCGGTTTTGGGGCTGCAATGTATGGTCTTGTTCCCGGGTTGATTGTTGCGGAAATTAATCCGTTTATTTCCACGGCGACGGGTAGTAGCCCTATTGCTC
Coding sequences within it:
- a CDS encoding 4Fe-4S double cluster binding domain-containing protein encodes the protein MNLLEKTLFTKLEQNGCKGTTVPIRYLYNLQQEMVELNQSKILNNDLIYKYLNGFQYEYSTVLTNAQSIIVVAVPQPITILRFTWREKKQQIAVPPTYIYTESEKLVSHIVESELKRKNFSMVRAKIPLKLLSVRSGLSQYGRNNISYINGMGSFYRLIALATDMPSNSNTWQDIQRMPDCQNCRACLNSCPTNCIDTNRNIIHATKCLTYINESSEPFPDWINNNWHNALVGCMRCQLACPQNRDYKLIRNFEETLTESDIDVLLNEDDFTKFPKATRNTLEKSNLTDYEPTILQRNLRALLL
- a CDS encoding CGNR zinc finger domain-containing protein, with protein sequence MKKLCLDFLNTRWYLTHKFNKEILVDPTLLKKFFEIRQLHVEITPSVETIEELLELRTFLAKVLEDYTRENSIALEAIERINHYLTISTFRRTMEQGEHGFRITIQPLSFDWNWIIVEITASFVELIEYGDNKRIKICENPDCKWFFYDETKSRTKRWCDDKCASLMKVRKFRAKQKND
- a CDS encoding aspartate/glutamate racemase family protein, whose protein sequence is MKMSVSMKTIGIIGGMSWESSVTYYLELNRYINQKLGGYHSAKCILYNVQYQDIKDVHQNGNWEKAGEILAEAALSLKAGGADFIILATNTMHLVASRIKAAAGLPFLHIAEVTRIHFFDKEGSDFSCAL
- a CDS encoding LysR family transcriptional regulator; the protein is MNSKELQYIIEISEEQSISNAAKKLFVSQSTLSHSLNKIEEKLGTPLFDRSTIPLKLTYAGKLFVDTAQKIVTLNKELYQQIQDVADFKRGSFTIGVTHLAERYYLPLVLPHFRKKYPGIDIIIKVASLAKLEILLLKRMVDFSIIIPFANPDIEYKPIFKMDILLAIPIDHPLNKKNHYAGHQYPELDLKELANEEFIILQQGRKLRETAITACKAAGFTPKIALEVSNLDTAHALVAEGYGVTFLLDVITYNAPRKDRVAYFRIKNSQLHQTFCLGHLKNKYLPKVVDEFLNAKKIL
- a CDS encoding pyridoxal phosphate-dependent aminotransferase; this encodes MEYKLAKRMDEIPFSGIRKVFEQVAELSKQGKNIINLCVGRPDFDTPVHIKEAAVKALQSGQVHYTSNYGLERLRSAIVKKLYEKNGLTYQESQVIVTIGANEGVALSMMANLNPGDEVIIVEPAWAHYRYCAKLAGAVPVVVQLKSENYFQVTVDDFKKVLTNKTKMIVINTPNNPTGTIFSEKTLADIARLAVENNLLVLSDEIYEYLNYGEQEHISIASLPGMLERTIVLNGFSKAYAMDGWRLGYIAAPSEIVSGMIRVHQYTTTCANTFAQFGAIAALEGPQDMVWLMRDELKRRRDLVVAGINAMLPFKCHTPPGAFYLFFDSKALGISSVKAAQLILEKTGVAMVPGSAFGTSGEGYLRLSYASSYESLEEALNRLQKFIVTI
- the allB gene encoding allantoinase AllB, which produces MIADLVFKNIRLYTEQGVIDSGVAVKDGKIIAIASDDFLPQAKEMIDGHGQHLLPGGVDPHVHFRDPSKNERETFMTGSMAAAAGGVTTVCEHPISCPPPYSPELLKRRIEIANRQSLVDFAFFGAAGADKLEEISKVAQEDIIAFKTFFHEPPEGRDKEFEGLTMSNDAKIYTGFQEVAKTGKILAIHAENNDIIADQIQRLRAQGKVKGVDHAESRPPISEIESVAKVLCLAETIGTRVQLCHISTGAAAELVKQAKARGREVYLETCPHYLFLNEEALEEFGPFAKCNPPLRKQEIVDELWKYVQDGTVDTIGSDHGPFLTAEKETGYKDIFVAPAGFPGIDLRLPLMLTAVKQGKLTLQRVIELISTNPAKIFGLYPQKGAIQVGADADFVMVDLEKEFVVDRKKGYSKSSDIARVYDGWTLTGLPTMTVIRGKVVMKDGVVSEENKAWGQLVSPHR
- a CDS encoding AroM family protein — translated: MKKTVAFLSIGQSPRQDVIGDFKKICGDTFHILDIGALDDLSIEEIQRIAPIPGESDLIVKLRTGQSAYVSHGKLMPYMQLAIQKAIKAGAEWIVILCTGDFSKLESSVPLLLPNTILAHSVASIFKAGDSLTVIVPTPGQASEAAERWSMRGFRVAKVIVESPFNDHQALFNVIENDSIVQDSQAIIADCFGFDMNFMKNAAVFYRKPIFVSRMLISHLLVATGSTK